AGAAGAGTTCCATGCCTTGCTTTCCGAAATGGAGGTGGCAAGCTGGATCGCGCTCGTTCCTGATTCGCGGTTCAACGCGGCGACGGGATGCGAGGCGCTGCACTGCGCGACGATATCGCGCGCACATCCTTCACATTGGCCACACTGGGTGGCCACGCCAAGCTCGAATTGGACTTCGTCGAAAGTCATGCCCGCGCGCACGTGACGTGCGATTTCACGGTCGGAGACTCGGCGGCAGACGCAAACGATCATGGTGGTGAAAGCGGCAGTGGCTGGCTGGTTGGTTCGAGCCGATTATAAATACGAATCTCTCGCATTTTCAATAACTATCCCGAAGGTAGGTCTTCCGTACGAGTTGGCTGGGTGTTGGAAAGGCGCAACAGCCAAATCTCAATGCGAATGATTAAGAACTACGTTCGCATACACTTCAGCCCGATTTCGGCAAGCCAAGCCCGGTGCAAGCATCGACGCGAGCCAGCCATCCATTCAAACCAGCCGTTTCGGGCTTTCTGGGAGGTTATCTTGGCCAATGTTGTCCGCCGGCGCGCTCGTGTGTCGCGTCCCGTGTCTTCTTCTGCAGCCGCCGTGGGCGCCACGGCAGTTGCAATCCCGCGAGAAGCGGCGATGCTTCCCTTTGGCGCCCTGATGCTGGCAGCCTCGGTCAGCAGCTGGGCGCAGACGCCACCGGCCACAGTGCAGGGCGGGACCCTGGGCACCGTCACCGTCACGGAGCAGGCCGAGACGCAGGGCAAGGACCAGGTCCAGACCAGGAAGACCAACATCGGCAAGGGAACGCAGGATATCCGCGACATTCCGCAGTCGATCAACGTCATCACCGAAAAGCTGATCGACGACGTCAAGCTCGACACGCTCCGTGATGCCTTGCACTACTCGGCCGGCATCACCTTCGCCGCGACCGAGAACGGCACCGACCAGGACATCCGGCTGCGCGGCTTTCCGGTGGCCACGGTCGGCGACTTGCTCATCGACGGCATGCGCGATCCCTCGCAGTACGACCGCGACACCTTCAACCTGGAACGCATCGAGGTGCTGCGCGGTTCGGCATCGATGATCTTCGGACGGGGCTCCACCGGCGGCGTGATCAACCAGGTGACCAAGAAGCCCCTGCTCGCCGACCAGACCGACGTGGAGGCCACAATCGGCTCGCGCGGCTACTACCGCACGACGGCCGACTTCAATGTGCGCACCGGCGAAACCTCGGCGCTGCGCATCAACGGCATGTGGAACAAGGCCGACAACGGCGGCGCCAAGGTCGACAAGTACGGCATCGCGCCTTCGTACAGCTGGGGCCTGGGCACGGCCAACGAATTCACGGTCGGGCTGTTCCACCTGAACGTGGACAACGTCCCGTTGTCGGCGGTTCGCTGGGTGGCGACCGGCCGGCAGGGCATCACGGGCTACAACGCGAGCGGCGTGCCGACCATCGGCAGCCTGGGAACGCTTGCACCGACCAAGCCGGGCAGCTTCTACGGCACCGCGGCCGACCAGCTCCTGGGCAAGGCGACTTACGGCACGGCTTCATGGCTCCATCGCTTCGACGACGGAGGC
The Variovorax sp. OAS795 genome window above contains:
- a CDS encoding (2Fe-2S)-binding protein, encoding MIVCVCRRVSDREIARHVRAGMTFDEVQFELGVATQCGQCEGCARDIVAQCSASHPVAALNRESGTSAIQLATSISESKAWNSSRHSAAA